In the genome of Nocardioides sp. NBC_00368, the window CGGCGGTGCCTGCTCGCGCGAGTCCAACACACTGCGCTACGGGCACCACGTGATGTACCACCACGGCTGCCGGGAGAACTTCCTCACCGAGGGTGCCAAGCACGGCCTCGGTATGCGCGACATCGTCTCCAACATCAACTGGTTCATGAACGTGCCCGTGGAGGAGGACGGCGCTCTCGGCATCGTCGACGGCATGTCGGCACCGGGGAAGCGGGTCGCGCTACGTGCGGAGATCGACACCCTCGTCCTGATCTCCAACTGCCCGCAGATGAACAACCCCTGCAACGACTTCAACCCGACGCCGCTGCGGATGATCGTGTCCGAGCCGGACGTGGACTACGAGGCCGACGCATGACGGCTGGACCGTCCTTCGACACCGTCCTGGTCGCCAACCGAGGGGAGATCGCCCGCCGGGTGATGCGCAGCGCGCGCGAGCTCGGGATGCGTACGGTCGCGGTCTTCTCCGAGGCCGACCGGGCGGCACCACACGTGCGGGAGGCCGACGAGGCCGTCTGTCTGGGCTCCGCGCCCGCACGGGACTCCTATCTCCGCGGCGATCTGATCATCGCAGCAGCCCTGCGCACCGGCGCGGGGCTGCTCCATCCGGGCTACGGCTTCCTGTCGGAGAGCGCTGCCTTCGCCCGAGAGGTCGAGGCGGCAGGCCTTCGGTTCGTCGGTCCGACGCCCGACCAGATCAGCGCCTTCGGCGAGAAGCACTCGGCCCGCCGGCTCGCCGAGAGCGCCGGGGTGCCGATGCTGGCCGGCACGGGCCTGCTCTCCGGTCCGGATGAGGCGGCCGAGGAGGCCGCCCGGATCGGGCTGCCCGTGATGGTCAAAGCCACCGGCGGCGGTGGCGGCATCGGGATGACCGCGTGCAGCTCGGAGGAGGACGTCCGGGTCGCCTTCGAGCGCGTCGCGCGGCTGGCCCAGACCAGCTTCGGGACCGCCGGGGTCTTTCTGGAGCACCTGGTGCGTCCTGCCCGCCATGTCGAGGTGCAGATCTTCGGCGACGGAGAGGGTCAGGTCGCCGTGCTCGGCGACCGCGACTGCTCCCTGCAGCGCCGCAACCAGAAGGTGATCGAGGAGGCGCCCGCACCTGCTCTTCCCGAGCACGTACGCACCGTCCTGCACGACTCCGCGCGCCAGCTCGCCAAGTCGGTCTCCTACCGCTCGGCCGGCACCGTGGAGTTCGTCTACGACCCGGGCCGTGAGCAGATCTCCTTCCTGGAGATGAACACCCGCCTCCAGGTCGAGCACGCCGTCACCGAGCAGGTGATGGGCATCGACATCGTCGCGCTGATGCTGCGACTGGCCCGCGACGGCGTCGGTGCATTGCCGGACGAGCTCTTCCGCAAGTGTCCTCCGCCCCGGGCGTACGCCGTCGAGGCCCGTGTCTACGCCGAGGACCCGGCCAAGGACTCGATGCCGTCCTCCGGCCTGGTCACGCGTGCGATCCTGCCGGAGCCGACCGACACCGTCAGGGTCGACTCCTGGATCGAGACCGGGCTCGAGGTCTCGCCCCACTACGACCCGCTGCTCGCCAAGGTGATCGCCACCGGGGCGACCCGCGACGAGGCGCTGGACACGCTGGGCGCCGCGCTCGCACAGACCCGGATCGACGGCATCGTCACCAACGTCTCCGCGCTGCGCGCGATGACGACCTATCCCGAGCTCCGCTCGGCCACGCACTCGACCTCGACCCTCCCCGAACGCGCCAAGGAGGGCAGCGGGGGCGACCCGGACCCGCGCATCGACGTCCTCGACCCGGGCGTGCTCACCACCGTCCAGGACCTTCCGGGCCGGGTGGGCTACTGGCAGGTCGGGGTGCCTCCGTCGGGTCCGTTCGATCCGGTCTCCTTCGCCGAGGCCAACCTGGCCGTCGGCAACGACCGTGGCGCGCCGGGCCTCGAGGTGACGGTGCCGCTGGCAACGGGCCGGACGACGGCCGGGGGGCCGACGCTGGTCTTCTCCGATCCCGCCGTCGTCTGCGTGACCGGTGCCCCCATGCCGGTCAGCGTCGACGGCGTCCCTGCCCCGCAGTGGGAGCCGATCGAGCTCCCCGCGGGGGCGACGTTGAAGCTGGGCCGCACCGACGGGCCGGGTCTGCGGACCTACATCGCGGTCCGCGGTGGCCTGGACGTGCCGGACTACCTGGGCAGCGCCTCGACGTTCACGCTCGGCGGGTTCGGCGGTCACGCCGGGCGTACGCTGCAGCGTGGTGACGTGCTCCGCCCCGGCACCGTGGTCGATCCGCAGGCACAGCCCGCGGCGACGCCGGTGTCGCGACGGCCGGCACTGACCAACACCTGGGAGATCGGCGTCACCGAGGGCCCGCACGGGGCCCCGGAGTTCTTCACGCGCGCCGACCTGGACCAGCTCTACTCGGCGAGCTACCGGGTGCACCAC includes:
- the uca gene encoding urea carboxylase yields the protein MTAGPSFDTVLVANRGEIARRVMRSARELGMRTVAVFSEADRAAPHVREADEAVCLGSAPARDSYLRGDLIIAAALRTGAGLLHPGYGFLSESAAFAREVEAAGLRFVGPTPDQISAFGEKHSARRLAESAGVPMLAGTGLLSGPDEAAEEAARIGLPVMVKATGGGGGIGMTACSSEEDVRVAFERVARLAQTSFGTAGVFLEHLVRPARHVEVQIFGDGEGQVAVLGDRDCSLQRRNQKVIEEAPAPALPEHVRTVLHDSARQLAKSVSYRSAGTVEFVYDPGREQISFLEMNTRLQVEHAVTEQVMGIDIVALMLRLARDGVGALPDELFRKCPPPRAYAVEARVYAEDPAKDSMPSSGLVTRAILPEPTDTVRVDSWIETGLEVSPHYDPLLAKVIATGATRDEALDTLGAALAQTRIDGIVTNVSALRAMTTYPELRSATHSTSTLPERAKEGSGGDPDPRIDVLDPGVLTTVQDLPGRVGYWQVGVPPSGPFDPVSFAEANLAVGNDRGAPGLEVTVPLATGRTTAGGPTLVFSDPAVVCVTGAPMPVSVDGVPAPQWEPIELPAGATLKLGRTDGPGLRTYIAVRGGLDVPDYLGSASTFTLGGFGGHAGRTLQRGDVLRPGTVVDPQAQPAATPVSRRPALTNTWEIGVTEGPHGAPEFFTRADLDQLYSASYRVHHNSARTGVRLIGPKPTWARADGGEAGLHPSNIHDTPYTVGSLDFTGDTPIILGPDGPSLGGFVCPAVVASGELWKVGQLRPGDAVKFVPVRESKAAGLVNHRSSLTVAHGSGGDGDDGVLGRLPRTPARPEVTYRRSGDNSVLVEYGPMTLDLGLRMRVHALQSALAEHAPPGIIDVTPGIRSLQVHTDSSVLRAGQVAGLLRELEEDLPASSELTVPSRRVRLPLSWDDPATREAIERYTAGVRDDAPWAPWNIEFIRRINGLASVEEVHRTVFDASYLVLGLGDVYLGAPVATPLDPRHRLVTTKYNPARTWTAENSVGIGGAYMCIYGMEGPGGYQLVGRTTQVFNRFRRSTSAGGPFHDDPWALRFFDRIEWYPVSADELLELRAEVDAGRGEFETEEGTFSIKDYDRFLTANADSIAAFRDQQSAAFDEERERWKAAGEFDICDRLDARGDPSEVDVPEGCVQVTAPFTSTVWKVVASRGSRLAQDDPLMVVEAMKMEASVPVPVAGEVAEVYVKPGEQIVPGQVIAAVRPLDGPGS